One Dromiciops gliroides isolate mDroGli1 chromosome 3, mDroGli1.pri, whole genome shotgun sequence DNA segment encodes these proteins:
- the RNF7 gene encoding RING-box protein 2 isoform X1 yields the protein MADVEDGEEPGAPASHSGSSGSKAAGDKMFSLKKWNAVAMWSWDVECDTCAICRVQVMDACLRCQAENKQEDCVVVWGECNHSFHNCCMSLWVKQNNRCPLCQQDWVVQRIGK from the exons ATGGCCGACGTGGAGGACGGAGAGGAGCCCGGCGCGCCGGCCTCGCACTCGGGCAGCTCGGGCTCCAAGGCCGCCGGCGACAAGATGTTCTCCCTCAAGAAGTGGAACGCGGTGGCCATGTGGAGCTGGGACGTGGAGTGCGACACGTGCGCCATCTGTCGGGTCCAGGTCATGG atGCCTGTCTTAGATGTCAAGCTGAAAACAAACAAGAAGATTGTGTTG tgGTCTGGGGAGAGTGTAACCATTCCTTCCATAACTGCTGCATGTCCCTGTGGGTGAAACAGAACAATCGATGCCCTCTGTGCCAGCAGGACTGGGTGGTCCAGAGAATAGGCAAATGA
- the RNF7 gene encoding RING-box protein 2 isoform X2, which produces MADVEDGEEPGAPASHSGSSGSKAAGDKMFSLKKWNAVAMWSWDVECDTCAICRVQMPVLDVKLKTNKKIVLWSGESVTIPSITAACPCG; this is translated from the exons ATGGCCGACGTGGAGGACGGAGAGGAGCCCGGCGCGCCGGCCTCGCACTCGGGCAGCTCGGGCTCCAAGGCCGCCGGCGACAAGATGTTCTCCCTCAAGAAGTGGAACGCGGTGGCCATGTGGAGCTGGGACGTGGAGTGCGACACGTGCGCCATCTGTCGGGTCCAG atGCCTGTCTTAGATGTCAAGCTGAAAACAAACAAGAAGATTGTGTTG tgGTCTGGGGAGAGTGTAACCATTCCTTCCATAACTGCTGCATGTCCCTGTGGGTGA